From Helicobacter sp. MIT 21-1697, a single genomic window includes:
- a CDS encoding energy transducer TonB, with product MNNALLFITSGIISLCIYCFIIIAFVFTLFVSPIHYSSLKESAISLNALSIEAIIDDKPTPSPNKNSSSTNNPLAGSGIKDIFDRIDSNQPSQNTPIGDNRDRVEQNAKEQQIKDLQSTAQELQNKLNTLSNLTISTNSAQNDGEYDEWYAQIEKIIHQKWQQTFYVEDKMQALVHIRITDNGVFSYKIVKYSSNIAFDDSLKMMLEECTQMHFPPHPKGTREIAITFKN from the coding sequence ATGAATAATGCTCTGTTATTTATCACAAGTGGCATCATTTCACTCTGTATTTATTGTTTTATTATTATTGCTTTTGTTTTTACTCTTTTTGTTTCGCCCATACACTATTCTTCTCTTAAAGAATCAGCAATTTCACTCAATGCCCTTAGCATTGAGGCTATTATTGATGATAAGCCCACTCCAAGTCCAAATAAGAACTCTTCATCAACAAATAATCCTCTTGCAGGTTCAGGAATCAAAGATATATTTGATAGAATAGATAGCAATCAACCCTCACAAAATACCCCCATAGGAGACAATCGCGATAGAGTAGAACAAAATGCTAAAGAGCAACAAATCAAAGATCTACAATCGACAGCTCAAGAGTTGCAGAATAAACTTAATACTCTCAGCAATTTGACTATCAGCACCAATAGTGCTCAAAATGATGGGGAATATGATGAGTGGTATGCACAAATTGAAAAAATAATCCACCAAAAATGGCAGCAAACATTCTATGTTGAAGATAAAATGCAGGCATTAGTTCATATTCGTATTACAGACAATGGAGTTTTTAGTTATAAAATTGTAAAATATTCTAGCAATATAGCTTTTGATGATTCTCTCAAAATGATGCTTGAAGAATGTACACAAATGCACTTTCCACCTCACCCAAAGGGAACAAGGGAGATTGCTATAACTTTTAAAAACTAA
- the fliQ gene encoding flagellar biosynthesis protein FliQ gives MEAQLMALAIQTYKLTLILSLPMLLAGLIVGLLISIFQATTQINEMTLTFVPKILAVVAVIIFTMPWMINMITDYTRMLFTMISNINF, from the coding sequence ATGGAAGCTCAACTTATGGCACTTGCGATTCAGACTTATAAGCTTACTCTTATTCTCTCGCTTCCTATGCTTTTAGCTGGACTTATTGTGGGTTTGCTTATTAGTATTTTTCAAGCAACTACCCAAATTAATGAGATGACACTTACCTTTGTGCCAAAGATTCTTGCAGTTGTCGCCGTTATCATATTTACTATGCCGTGGATGATAAATATGATAACAGACTATACGCGTATGCTTTTTACGATGATTTCTAATATCAATTTTTAA
- a CDS encoding OmpA family protein, whose amino-acid sequence MKKYITMGVLAALISVGCSEPDAADSGSGKAAGGDNFVDLAGGAAAGYAKVLFDFDKYDIRSDMEDRVEKSAIALKGTGAKIVLEGHTDSYGSDAYNYALGTKRANAVKNALTTRGVNASQIKTVSYGESKPTCTSDTPECNQENRRVEFKLAK is encoded by the coding sequence ATGAAAAAATATATTACAATGGGTGTTTTAGCTGCACTAATTTCAGTGGGTTGTTCAGAGCCCGATGCAGCGGATTCTGGTTCTGGAAAAGCTGCAGGTGGAGATAATTTTGTAGATTTAGCTGGTGGAGCTGCTGCTGGTTATGCAAAAGTTTTATTTGATTTTGACAAATATGATATTCGTTCTGATATGGAAGATCGTGTTGAAAAGAGTGCCATTGCCCTTAAAGGAACAGGTGCAAAAATTGTGCTTGAAGGACATACTGACTCTTATGGTTCAGATGCCTATAACTATGCGCTTGGCACAAAAAGAGCAAATGCAGTTAAAAATGCTTTGACAACACGTGGCGTAAATGCTTCTCAAATTAAAACAGTGAGCTATGGTGAAAGCAAACCTACTTGCACAAGTGATACACCTGAATGTAATCAAGAAAATAGACGCGTTGAATTTAAACTTGCAAAATAA
- the tolB gene encoding Tol-Pal system protein TolB gives MRFIGLILLLLSVKSFGIDATLEIIKNTNKIPYIVVERLDSENTDFGTKVLKMLAADLKVSGHFQVYDGGVNKNSEVAYKDYADKKIDLLAQIKVSKSANNLTGTISLYDINTSKRIYVKDYTENDVKRFPFIAHRMCIDINSYIQAPSIQWMQRLVVLSQYTSSGNSEILIADYTLTYQKVVVKGGLNIFPKWADSKQESIYYTKYLDVPTILKHNLTTGHIEQLVGSEGIAIVSDVSKNGENLILSLSPTALSDLYLYNTKSKNLRKLTNYSGIDVDGKFVNNEKEIIFVSDRLGYPNIFMMRVDGGGTEQVVLHGRNNSAVTSNGKYAVYTSRETNNEFGANTFNLYLISLAPGSNYIRRLTASGKNQMPKYSNDGGTIMYLKYYKAQSALGIIRIDYNTNYFFPLTKMKIQAFDW, from the coding sequence ATGAGATTTATTGGTTTAATTCTATTATTACTAAGTGTCAAATCATTTGGAATTGACGCAACATTGGAGATTATCAAAAATACCAACAAGATTCCATATATTGTGGTTGAAAGATTAGATAGTGAGAATACAGATTTTGGCACAAAAGTGCTAAAAATGCTTGCGGCTGATTTAAAGGTAAGTGGGCATTTCCAAGTGTATGATGGCGGGGTGAATAAAAATTCAGAAGTTGCATATAAAGATTATGCGGACAAAAAAATTGACCTGCTCGCTCAAATCAAAGTCAGTAAATCTGCAAACAATCTCACAGGCACAATATCACTTTATGATATTAATACCTCAAAACGCATCTATGTCAAAGATTACACAGAAAATGATGTCAAACGTTTTCCTTTTATTGCTCATCGTATGTGCATTGATATTAATAGTTATATCCAAGCTCCAAGCATTCAATGGATGCAGCGTCTTGTTGTGCTTTCACAATACACATCTTCAGGCAATAGCGAGATTCTTATAGCTGATTATACTCTCACTTATCAAAAAGTTGTTGTTAAAGGTGGGCTCAATATTTTCCCTAAATGGGCAGATTCTAAACAAGAAAGCATTTACTACACAAAATATCTTGACGTCCCAACAATTCTTAAACATAATCTTACCACAGGACACATTGAACAGCTTGTCGGCAGCGAAGGCATTGCCATAGTTTCTGATGTGAGTAAAAATGGAGAGAATCTTATACTTAGTCTCTCTCCCACTGCTCTTTCTGATTTATATCTTTACAATACAAAGAGCAAAAATTTGCGTAAGCTTACAAACTATTCAGGCATTGATGTTGATGGAAAATTTGTTAATAATGAAAAAGAAATTATCTTTGTCTCCGATAGGCTTGGTTATCCTAATATCTTTATGATGCGCGTAGATGGAGGTGGAACAGAACAAGTTGTACTTCACGGACGCAATAATAGCGCAGTTACCTCAAATGGCAAATACGCAGTTTATACAAGTCGCGAAACAAATAATGAATTTGGTGCTAATACTTTCAATCTCTACCTTATTTCACTCGCACCGGGCTCAAATTATATCCGCCGACTAACAGCAAGTGGCAAAAATCAAATGCCCAAATATTCAAATGATGGTGGAACAATTATGTATCTTAAATATTATAAAGCACAAAGTGCTTTGGGCATAATTCGCATAGATTATAATACAAATTACTTTTTCCCCCTCACCAAAATGAAAATCCAAGCTTTTGATTGGTAA
- the atpD gene encoding F0F1 ATP synthase subunit beta, with protein MEGKITQVMGPVVDVEFSSYLPMINEAIDVDFDVEGRKNNLVLEVAAHLGDNRVRTIAMDMTEGLIRGQGVKARGKPIEVPVGEAVLGRIFNVTGDVIDGGKPLDSDLKWAIHREAPSFENQSTRTEMFETGIKVVDLLAPYSKGGKVGLFGGAGVGKTVVIMELIHNVAYKHSGYSVFAGVGERTREGNDLYHEMKEGGVLDKVALCYGQMNEPPGARNRIAFTGLTMAEYFRDEKGLDVLMFIDNIFRYAQSGSEMSALLGRIPSAVGYQPTLAGEMGKLQERITSTKKGSITSVQAVYVPADDLTDPAPASVFAHLDATTVLDRKIAEKGIYPAVDPLGSTSRILDPQIVGEEHHKIATGVQQVLQKYKDLQDIIAILGMDELSEEDKQVVARARKIERFLSQPFFVAEIFTGSPGKYVTLEETLEGFKGILEGRYDDIPENAFYLVGNIQEALEKAQKLKNA; from the coding sequence ATGGAAGGTAAAATTACACAGGTAATGGGTCCAGTGGTAGATGTTGAGTTCAGCTCCTATTTACCAATGATTAATGAGGCTATTGATGTAGATTTTGACGTAGAGGGACGAAAAAATAATCTCGTTCTAGAAGTTGCAGCACATCTTGGAGACAATCGTGTAAGAACAATTGCTATGGATATGACAGAAGGGCTTATACGCGGACAGGGAGTTAAGGCACGCGGCAAACCCATTGAAGTGCCTGTGGGGGAAGCTGTCTTAGGAAGAATATTCAATGTTACTGGTGATGTTATTGATGGAGGCAAACCTCTTGATAGCGACCTTAAGTGGGCTATTCACAGAGAAGCCCCAAGCTTTGAGAATCAAAGCACAAGAACAGAAATGTTTGAAACAGGCATTAAAGTCGTTGATCTTCTTGCTCCTTATTCTAAGGGTGGAAAAGTTGGATTGTTTGGTGGTGCAGGCGTAGGTAAAACAGTTGTTATTATGGAGCTTATCCACAATGTTGCCTATAAACACAGTGGTTATTCTGTTTTTGCAGGTGTGGGTGAGCGCACAAGGGAAGGAAACGACTTGTATCACGAAATGAAAGAAGGCGGTGTTTTAGATAAAGTTGCCCTTTGCTATGGTCAAATGAATGAACCACCGGGAGCAAGGAATCGCATTGCTTTTACAGGTTTGACAATGGCAGAATACTTCCGCGATGAAAAAGGACTTGATGTGCTTATGTTTATTGATAATATTTTTAGATATGCACAATCTGGTTCTGAAATGTCAGCACTTCTTGGACGCATTCCTTCGGCAGTTGGTTATCAGCCTACACTTGCAGGTGAAATGGGCAAACTTCAAGAACGTATCACCTCAACCAAAAAAGGTTCAATTACTTCGGTTCAAGCTGTATATGTGCCAGCAGATGACTTAACTGACCCAGCTCCTGCATCTGTATTTGCACATCTTGATGCGACAACAGTGCTTGATAGAAAAATTGCCGAAAAAGGAATCTACCCTGCAGTAGATCCTCTTGGTTCAACATCAAGAATCCTTGACCCTCAAATTGTCGGCGAAGAACACCATAAAATTGCAACAGGTGTGCAACAAGTGCTACAAAAATACAAAGACTTGCAAGACATCATTGCTATTTTGGGTATGGATGAACTTTCAGAAGAAGACAAACAAGTGGTTGCTCGAGCAAGAAAGATTGAAAGATTCTTATCCCAACCTTTCTTTGTTGCAGAAATTTTTACAGGTAGCCCCGGCAAGTATGTAACACTTGAAGAAACACTTGAAGGATTTAAAGGTATTTTAGAAGGCAGATATGATGATATTCCTGAAAATGCTTTCTATTTGGTGGGCAATATTCAAGAAGCACTAGAAAAAGCTCAAAAGCTTAAAAATGCGTAG
- the atpA gene encoding F0F1 ATP synthase subunit alpha: protein MTTKIKSEEISSIIKERIENFNINIDISETGKVIAYADGVAKVYGLNNVMYYEMVEFDTGDTGIAFNLEESSVGVVVLGSGRTIKEGTSVKRLKKLMKVPVGDAVVGRVINTLGEPIDGKGTIEATEYRFVEEKAPGIMARKSVHQPLQTGLKAIDALVPIGRGQRELIIGDRQTGKTTVAIDTIINQKGQDVICIYVAVGQKESTVAQVVRKLEEHGAMDYTVVVNAPASFSAAMQFLAPYTGVTIGEYFRDNARHALIIYDDLSKHAVAYREMSLILRRPPGREAFPGDVFYLHSRLLERAAKLNDELGAGSLTALPIIETQAGDVAAYIPTNVISITDGQIFLETDLFNSGIRPAINVGLSVSRVGGAAQIKATKQVAGTLRLDLAQYRELQAFSQFASDLDESSRKQLERGQRMVEILKQPPYSPLSIEKQVIIIYAGANGYLDDIQASRVTKFEAELYPFLEAKYPKIFEDISAKKALDKETEAELSKALEEFKINFGA from the coding sequence GTGACAACAAAAATCAAATCAGAAGAAATCAGCTCAATCATCAAAGAGAGAATTGAGAATTTTAATATCAACATTGATATTAGCGAAACAGGTAAGGTTATCGCCTATGCTGATGGTGTGGCAAAAGTATATGGGCTTAATAATGTGATGTATTATGAGATGGTAGAATTTGATACGGGTGATACAGGCATTGCCTTTAACCTTGAAGAAAGTAGTGTAGGTGTGGTTGTGCTTGGTTCTGGACGCACAATCAAAGAAGGAACTTCTGTCAAACGTCTCAAAAAACTAATGAAAGTGCCGGTAGGAGATGCCGTAGTTGGACGTGTTATTAATACACTAGGTGAGCCTATTGACGGAAAAGGAACAATTGAAGCAACTGAATATCGCTTTGTTGAAGAAAAGGCTCCGGGCATTATGGCACGCAAATCTGTTCATCAACCTCTTCAAACAGGTCTTAAGGCTATTGATGCGCTTGTGCCAATCGGACGAGGACAAAGAGAGCTTATCATAGGCGATAGGCAGACAGGTAAAACAACAGTTGCCATAGATACAATTATCAACCAAAAGGGACAAGATGTCATTTGTATCTATGTCGCTGTGGGGCAAAAAGAATCAACCGTTGCTCAAGTTGTGCGCAAACTTGAGGAACACGGGGCTATGGACTATACCGTTGTAGTGAATGCTCCTGCTTCTTTTTCTGCAGCAATGCAATTTCTTGCTCCATATACAGGTGTTACAATTGGAGAATATTTTAGAGACAATGCACGACACGCCCTTATCATCTATGATGACTTAAGTAAGCACGCTGTGGCATATCGTGAAATGTCTCTTATTTTAAGAAGACCTCCCGGACGTGAAGCATTCCCCGGCGATGTATTTTATCTCCATTCTCGCCTCCTTGAAAGGGCAGCAAAACTCAATGATGAGCTTGGTGCAGGTTCTTTAACAGCACTCCCTATTATTGAAACACAAGCGGGAGATGTGGCAGCTTATATTCCAACAAATGTTATTTCAATTACTGATGGACAAATATTCCTTGAAACAGATTTATTCAACTCCGGTATTCGCCCTGCTATTAATGTAGGATTATCTGTTTCACGCGTAGGAGGAGCTGCCCAAATTAAGGCTACGAAGCAAGTAGCTGGAACATTGCGCCTTGATTTGGCTCAATATAGAGAACTTCAAGCATTTTCTCAATTCGCATCTGACCTTGATGAATCAAGCCGCAAACAACTTGAACGAGGACAAAGAATGGTAGAAATCCTCAAACAACCTCCTTATTCTCCTCTTTCAATTGAAAAGCAGGTAATCATTATTTATGCTGGTGCAAACGGATACCTTGATGATATCCAAGCTAGTAGGGTTACAAAATTTGAAGCCGAGCTTTATCCATTCCTTGAAGCAAAATATCCCAAAATTTTTGAAGATATTAGCGCAAAAAAGGCACTTGATAAAGAAACTGAAGCTGAGCTTAGTAAGGCTCTTGAAGAATTTAAAATTAACTTTGGAGCGTAA
- the secG gene encoding preprotein translocase subunit SecG translates to MTTTLFVVQIVLAIFITIIVLLQKSSSIGLGAYSGSNESVFGAKGPAGFLAKFTMFLGLLFVLNTIALSYTYNTQSQKSILDSIPSNTLAPAAPTAPNAQTQNPFILDENAAPSAPLLQQEPIQGQNQDTHQKE, encoded by the coding sequence ATGACAACCACTCTTTTTGTTGTGCAAATTGTCTTAGCGATATTTATCACTATTATTGTGCTTTTGCAAAAAAGCTCAAGTATCGGGCTTGGCGCATATAGCGGTAGTAATGAATCTGTCTTTGGAGCAAAGGGTCCTGCTGGATTTCTAGCCAAATTTACTATGTTTTTAGGACTACTTTTTGTGTTAAATACCATTGCTTTAAGCTATACCTATAATACCCAAAGCCAAAAAAGTATTCTTGATTCTATCCCAAGCAATACATTAGCCCCTGCAGCGCCAACTGCACCAAATGCGCAAACCCAAAATCCATTCATTCTTGATGAAAATGCTGCTCCATCTGCCCCACTCTTGCAGCAAGAGCCTATTCAAGGGCAAAATCAAGACACGCACCAAAAGGAATAA
- a CDS encoding FKBP-type peptidyl-prolyl cis-trans isomerase: MIAQNKIVSIEYEVFNQADDTLLDSNKNGAPLEFLVGSGQVISGLENALMGASIGDNVKATIKPEDAYGVYQSDFVQEVAREQFEGIDLKAGMTLFGQGEDGQTVQVSVKDFNDKFVIIDYNHPLAGKTLNFDVKVIDVREATEMEILQGGVGGGCGCSSGSGHSGGGCCGGGGHSGGGCGCSH, from the coding sequence ATGATTGCTCAAAACAAAATCGTCAGTATTGAATACGAAGTCTTTAATCAAGCAGATGATACATTACTTGATTCAAATAAAAATGGTGCGCCACTTGAATTTCTTGTCGGTTCAGGACAAGTCATCAGTGGGCTTGAAAACGCTCTTATGGGAGCAAGTATAGGAGATAATGTCAAAGCTACTATCAAACCTGAAGATGCCTATGGCGTTTATCAAAGCGACTTTGTCCAAGAGGTAGCACGAGAGCAGTTTGAAGGTATTGACCTTAAGGCTGGTATGACACTCTTTGGACAGGGAGAAGATGGACAAACCGTGCAAGTAAGCGTAAAAGACTTTAATGATAAGTTTGTGATTATTGATTATAATCACCCTCTAGCAGGTAAAACACTCAACTTTGATGTCAAAGTCATTGATGTGCGCGAAGCAACAGAAATGGAAATTTTGCAAGGTGGTGTTGGTGGGGGCTGTGGTTGTAGTAGTGGTAGTGGGCATAGTGGCGGTGGCTGCTGTGGTGGAGGCGGACATAGTGGTGGGGGCTGTGGTTGTAGCCACTAG
- the atpC gene encoding ATP synthase F1 subunit epsilon, protein MESLTLSIVTPYGSIYNGTVKHVIMPGSEGEFGVFPGHCNLLSLLKVGVIEFESLEGDKGLIAINWGHAQISNADVKIIADGAVAIAGNTESEIALAIDDAKTLLKEASDDDALFGMVVSRVESGYKKFIE, encoded by the coding sequence ATGGAAAGTCTCACACTCAGTATTGTAACTCCTTATGGGAGTATCTATAATGGCACGGTCAAACACGTCATTATGCCCGGTAGCGAAGGAGAGTTTGGTGTTTTTCCGGGACATTGTAATCTTCTCTCACTTCTTAAGGTTGGTGTTATTGAATTTGAAAGCTTAGAAGGTGATAAAGGACTTATAGCAATTAATTGGGGACACGCCCAAATATCAAATGCTGATGTAAAAATTATTGCTGATGGTGCAGTCGCTATTGCAGGTAATACGGAATCCGAAATTGCTTTAGCCATTGATGATGCCAAAACCCTTCTTAAAGAAGCTTCAGACGATGATGCCTTATTTGGTATGGTAGTTTCTCGTGTTGAAAGTGGTTATAAAAAATTCATAGAATAG
- a CDS encoding ExbD/TolR family protein: MEEFDWEEKPELNITPLVDIMLVLLAILMVSTPTITYQEDITLPKGSKTKKIAKDTMLEIRVSAHRKIYIRDKVYEFKNFADSFVLFSKNFDKDIHIFIRADKNLKYEDIIYILKVAKESGFLKVSLVTSS, encoded by the coding sequence ATGGAAGAGTTTGATTGGGAAGAAAAGCCTGAACTTAATATCACACCACTTGTAGATATTATGTTGGTGCTTTTGGCAATCCTTATGGTCAGCACACCTACAATCACTTATCAAGAAGATATTACACTCCCCAAAGGCTCTAAAACAAAAAAAATTGCTAAAGATACTATGCTTGAAATACGTGTGAGTGCTCACAGAAAAATCTATATACGCGATAAAGTATATGAATTTAAAAATTTTGCGGATAGCTTCGTGCTTTTTAGTAAAAACTTTGATAAAGATATACATATTTTTATCCGAGCGGATAAAAATCTTAAATATGAAGATATTATTTATATTCTTAAAGTTGCCAAAGAATCCGGTTTTCTTAAAGTATCTCTTGTTACTAGTAGCTAA
- the frr gene encoding ribosome recycling factor, whose amino-acid sequence MLNEIYQNAKSHMDKTIESLRRDFGTLRSGKVSVSILDNIRVDYYDTPTPLNQVSSVIAQDATTIIITPWEKPLIKEIEKSIQEANIGVNPNSDSECVKLFFPPMTQEQRKEIAKNARSMGEKAKVAIRNIRQDANNAIKKLEKDKSITEDENKKALEEIQKYTDEFVKKCDEMVKHKEEEVMKV is encoded by the coding sequence ATGCTCAATGAGATTTACCAAAATGCTAAATCACATATGGATAAAACAATAGAATCTTTACGTAGAGATTTTGGCACATTGCGAAGCGGAAAAGTGAGTGTAAGTATTTTAGATAATATTCGCGTAGATTATTATGATACCCCTACACCGCTTAATCAAGTAAGCTCTGTGATTGCTCAAGATGCTACAACCATCATCATCACTCCTTGGGAAAAGCCACTCATTAAAGAAATTGAAAAGTCTATCCAAGAGGCAAATATCGGAGTGAATCCAAATAGTGATAGCGAATGCGTCAAACTCTTTTTTCCTCCTATGACACAAGAGCAACGCAAAGAGATAGCCAAAAATGCTAGATCTATGGGCGAAAAGGCAAAAGTTGCTATCCGCAATATCCGACAAGATGCAAATAATGCTATCAAAAAGCTAGAAAAAGACAAAAGCATTACTGAAGATGAAAATAAAAAAGCACTTGAAGAGATTCAAAAATATACTGATGAATTTGTCAAAAAATGTGATGAAATGGTGAAGCATAAAGAAGAAGAGGTGATGAAAGTATAG
- a CDS encoding MotA/TolQ/ExbB proton channel family protein codes for MSVFKTFFEESTITTILVLCWLSVYFLVTFWIYIYKNFTLGDWLASEKYHLDMLLAKSILVPKNTFINALLEKSGGHISKEICQVWKLKATQKATSSLVFLSIIASTAPFIGLFGTVVEILEAFSYLGGGNVSFDVIAPVISKALVATATGILVAIPAYSFHLLLKRKSYHIITCIQMQIDIMLSSK; via the coding sequence ATGAGTGTTTTTAAAACTTTTTTTGAAGAAAGCACAATAACAACTATTCTTGTGCTTTGCTGGCTTTCTGTATATTTTCTTGTTACATTTTGGATTTATATCTATAAAAATTTTACACTTGGCGATTGGTTAGCATCAGAAAAATACCATCTTGATATGCTCTTAGCCAAAAGTATTCTTGTTCCAAAAAATACTTTTATCAATGCTTTGCTTGAAAAAAGTGGAGGACATATCTCAAAAGAAATATGTCAAGTATGGAAACTTAAAGCAACTCAAAAAGCTACCTCATCTCTTGTATTTTTAAGCATTATAGCTTCTACTGCACCTTTTATAGGGCTTTTTGGAACGGTAGTTGAAATTTTAGAAGCTTTTAGTTATCTTGGTGGTGGCAATGTATCTTTTGATGTAATAGCACCTGTTATATCAAAAGCTCTTGTAGCGACTGCAACAGGCATTCTTGTAGCAATTCCTGCCTATTCATTTCATTTACTTCTTAAACGCAAGTCATACCATATTATTACCTGTATTCAAATGCAAATTGATATTATGCTTTCAAGCAAATAG
- a CDS encoding UDP-N-acetylmuramate dehydrogenase: MQTHIINFAKYSSLKIGVPLEVSIIQTPQDAITALSQNMHLIGKANNLLISPTAQNLAMLDKNFAYLKDCGDYLEIGGAYSSGRIFSYFKSHNLAGAEFLQALPGSLGGLVKMNAGMKSYEIKQILQAVNINGEWHNSESFPMNYRNSGIEGVILAARFYKREGFDNTLQADFLALRKHHPKEPSCGSCFKNPQGDFAGRLLESVGLKGYHIGDAAFSEKHANFLINKGKATFDDALSLITLAKKRVFEASGIVLECEVQILQ; encoded by the coding sequence GTGCAAACTCACATTATTAACTTTGCAAAGTATTCAAGCCTCAAAATCGGTGTGCCACTTGAGGTGTCCATCATACAAACCCCACAAGACGCCATTACTGCTCTTTCACAAAATATGCACCTTATTGGCAAAGCGAATAATCTGCTCATATCGCCTACTGCACAAAACCTTGCTATGCTTGATAAAAATTTTGCCTATCTTAAGGATTGCGGTGATTATCTTGAAATTGGCGGTGCATATAGTTCTGGGCGCATTTTTAGCTATTTTAAATCACACAATCTTGCTGGAGCAGAGTTCCTTCAAGCTTTACCGGGAAGTTTGGGTGGATTAGTCAAAATGAATGCAGGAATGAAAAGCTATGAAATCAAACAGATTCTTCAAGCTGTCAATATCAATGGAGAGTGGCACAATAGCGAATCCTTCCCTATGAATTATCGCAATAGTGGTATAGAGGGTGTGATTCTTGCTGCTAGATTCTATAAACGCGAGGGTTTTGATAATACACTTCAAGCAGATTTTCTCGCCCTGCGCAAACACCACCCTAAAGAACCAAGCTGTGGAAGCTGTTTTAAGAATCCCCAAGGTGATTTTGCCGGAAGACTTTTAGAATCTGTAGGCTTAAAGGGTTATCATATTGGCGATGCAGCCTTTAGCGAAAAACACGCAAATTTTCTTATCAATAAAGGCAAAGCCACTTTTGATGATGCACTCTCTCTCATTACACTTGCCAAAAAGCGTGTATTTGAGGCAAGCGGTATAGTTTTAGAATGCGAAGTGCAGATTCTACAATAA
- the atpG gene encoding ATP synthase F1 subunit gamma yields MGGNLKDIKRKISSVKNTQKTTKAMKLVSSSKLKKAEELARRSKVYAKQLSAVFHDVVAKIRVRGLDNINSRYFANSEGREIKKLDIIFITADKGLCGGFNITTIKEVLRLMETYKQQGIKVRLRGIGKTGISFFAFNDIEVLDKAIGLSATPTFERAEAFIENVVEDFLNGATDQVIIVHNGFKNMISQELESQAILPLTINIKQDEQFSILNIEPEDEENTILDELAKKYVQYNMYYALVDSLAAEHSARIQAMDAATNNAGDLVKSLTISLNKARQEAITTELVEINAGAEAIK; encoded by the coding sequence ATGGGAGGCAACCTTAAAGATATTAAAAGAAAAATCAGCAGTGTTAAAAACACACAAAAAACAACTAAGGCTATGAAACTTGTCTCTAGCTCTAAGTTAAAAAAAGCCGAAGAGCTTGCAAGACGCTCAAAAGTGTATGCCAAGCAACTAAGCGCAGTATTTCACGATGTGGTAGCAAAGATTCGCGTACGAGGACTTGATAATATTAATAGTCGCTATTTTGCCAACTCTGAAGGTCGTGAAATTAAAAAACTTGATATTATATTTATTACTGCTGATAAAGGTTTGTGTGGTGGATTTAATATCACAACCATCAAAGAAGTGCTGCGACTTATGGAGACATATAAGCAGCAAGGTATTAAAGTGCGATTAAGAGGTATTGGCAAAACAGGAATTTCATTTTTTGCGTTCAACGATATTGAAGTGCTAGATAAAGCTATAGGCTTAAGTGCTACACCAACTTTTGAAAGAGCCGAAGCATTTATAGAAAATGTAGTTGAGGATTTTCTTAATGGTGCGACTGATCAGGTAATAATTGTGCATAATGGGTTCAAGAATATGATTTCTCAAGAATTAGAATCACAAGCTATTCTACCTCTTACAATCAATATCAAACAAGATGAACAATTTTCTATCCTCAATATTGAGCCAGAAGATGAAGAAAATACCATACTAGATGAGCTTGCAAAAAAGTATGTGCAATACAATATGTATTACGCTCTCGTTGATTCTCTAGCTGCCGAACACAGCGCGAGAATCCAAGCTATGGACGCAGCAACTAATAATGCCGGAGATTTGGTCAAAAGCCTCACAATCTCTCTTAATAAAGCTCGGCAAGAAGCAATCACGACAGAACTCGTTGAGATTAATGCTGGTGCTGAAGCCATAAAATAA